One region of Clavibacter michiganensis subsp. tessellarius genomic DNA includes:
- a CDS encoding carbohydrate ABC transporter permease — MAVTTTAPAPARASRSPLSRRAVRPPGSRMTSPSGRVMRAVANGVLVLVALCFAVPLVWLLLAAFDPSATLSAKVPEEFTLDNFRAVLTPEIAFIPLMNSLILSGGCAIVTVVVAILAAYPLSRYRMRITKPFLYGILFGTCLPITAMMVPVYSLFVALDLIDSIGGTVFFLAATSLPMAIWMAKNFMDSVPISLEEAAWTDGASMLRTLTHIVVPLMRPGIAVVSIFVFIQAWGNFFVPFILLLSPDKQPAAVSIFAFFGQYGSVAYGQLAAFSLVYSVPVIALYVLVSRTLGGSNALAGAVKG; from the coding sequence ATGGCCGTGACCACGACGGCGCCGGCTCCCGCCCGCGCCTCCCGCTCGCCCCTGTCCCGCCGCGCGGTCCGCCCGCCGGGTTCCCGCATGACCTCGCCGAGCGGCCGCGTGATGCGCGCCGTGGCGAACGGCGTGCTGGTGCTCGTCGCCCTGTGCTTCGCCGTGCCGCTCGTGTGGCTCCTGCTCGCGGCCTTCGACCCGTCGGCGACGCTGTCGGCGAAGGTGCCGGAGGAGTTCACGCTCGACAACTTCCGGGCCGTGCTCACGCCCGAGATCGCGTTCATCCCGCTGATGAACAGCCTGATCCTCTCGGGCGGCTGCGCCATCGTCACGGTGGTGGTCGCGATCCTCGCGGCCTACCCGCTGTCGCGCTACCGGATGCGGATCACCAAGCCGTTCCTCTACGGGATCCTCTTCGGGACGTGCCTGCCCATCACCGCGATGATGGTGCCCGTCTACAGCCTCTTCGTCGCGCTCGACCTCATCGACTCGATCGGCGGCACGGTCTTCTTCCTCGCCGCCACGAGCCTGCCGATGGCGATCTGGATGGCGAAGAACTTCATGGACTCCGTGCCGATCTCCCTCGAGGAGGCCGCGTGGACCGACGGCGCGTCGATGCTCCGGACGCTCACCCACATCGTCGTGCCGCTCATGCGGCCGGGGATCGCGGTGGTGTCCATCTTCGTGTTCATCCAGGCCTGGGGGAACTTCTTCGTGCCCTTCATCCTGCTGCTGAGCCCGGACAAGCAGCCCGCCGCCGTGAGCATCTTCGCCTTCTTCGGGCAGTACGGGTCGGTCGCGTACGGCCAGCTCGCGGCGTTCTCGCTCGTGTACTCGGTGCCCGTCATCGCGCTGTACGTGCTCGTGTCGCGCACGCTCGGCGGCTCGAACGCGCTCGCCGGCGCCGTGAAGGGCTGA
- a CDS encoding carbohydrate ABC transporter permease: MRSADGRDAAGSGVGRAPGGPSPVRPGRARARALRTRARTIPLIPSIVLLALFLLGPVISSLYGSFTDASLTGYAAGGAKFIGFDNYTALFADPDFPKSVLLTLAFVFFSAVVGQNVVGLGLALLMRQGNRVVRAVVGTFVIAAWVLPEIVAAFAAYAFFNDTGTLNTILGWFGIPGANWLYGLPLLSVILANVWRGSAFSMLVYAAAVQEVPPEITESAEVDGATGWQRLVFITLPVIRRSISTNLMLTTLQTLSVFTLIFVMTGGGPGTSSSTLPILAYQEAFQFSQLGFGTAIATIMLLVGAVFSVIYIRALRPEVD, encoded by the coding sequence GTGCGGAGCGCCGACGGGCGGGACGCGGCCGGATCGGGCGTCGGCCGGGCACCGGGCGGGCCGTCGCCCGTCCGCCCGGGCCGCGCCCGCGCCCGCGCGCTCCGCACCCGCGCGCGCACGATCCCGCTGATCCCCTCCATCGTCCTGCTCGCGCTGTTCCTCCTGGGCCCCGTGATCTCGAGCCTCTACGGCTCCTTCACCGACGCGTCCCTCACCGGGTACGCCGCCGGCGGCGCGAAGTTCATCGGCTTCGACAACTACACCGCGCTGTTCGCGGACCCCGACTTCCCGAAGTCGGTGCTCCTCACGCTCGCGTTCGTCTTCTTCTCCGCGGTCGTCGGGCAGAACGTCGTCGGGCTCGGGCTGGCGCTCCTGATGCGCCAGGGGAACCGCGTCGTGCGCGCGGTCGTCGGCACCTTCGTCATCGCCGCCTGGGTGCTGCCGGAGATCGTCGCCGCGTTCGCCGCCTATGCCTTCTTCAACGACACGGGGACGCTCAACACGATCCTCGGCTGGTTCGGGATCCCGGGCGCCAACTGGCTCTACGGGCTGCCGCTGCTGTCGGTGATCCTCGCGAACGTGTGGCGCGGATCCGCCTTCTCGATGCTCGTCTACGCCGCCGCCGTGCAGGAGGTGCCGCCGGAGATCACCGAGTCGGCCGAGGTGGACGGCGCGACCGGGTGGCAGCGCCTCGTCTTCATCACGCTGCCGGTGATCCGCCGCAGCATCTCGACGAACCTCATGCTCACCACGCTGCAGACGCTCTCGGTCTTCACCCTCATCTTCGTGATGACGGGCGGCGGCCCCGGCACCAGCAGCTCGACCCTGCCGATCCTCGCCTACCAGGAGGCGTTCCAGTTCTCGCAGCTGGGCTTCGGCACCGCGATCGCCACGATCATGCTCCTCGTGGGAGCCGTGTTCTCGGTGATCTACATCAGGGCGCTGCGCCCGGAGGTGGACTGA
- a CDS encoding extracellular solute-binding protein — MTNRTPHRRTRARILQITAASVAALLLASGCSGGSGGGDGKTIKVAYQKFGTFTQMDDHMKETAKTFEAANPGMKVELVPIAAQNDDYFTKLALMNRSPSTAPDVMYEDTFKVKSDAAAGYLLPLDEHVGKWDDWGAFFDSAKQAGVGEDGKVYGIPMGTDTRALWYNKDLFAKAGLPVPWEPKTWDDVLDAAKTLKQALPDVVPINVYSGKPQGEGATMQGFEMLHYGTPTGTLYDDASGKWLTGSQGFEDSLGFIRDVYQGGVGPKPEEALDTNIGTIVAGQWLPQGKLAIDLDGSWLSGTWLDSGTNPWPEWDTVMGQAPMPTQDGQAPGSVSMSGGWTLAVGAKTKAPDKAFEFIADALDKEGSKSYDIAASQIAVRSDVAEDPEYVSSNPTSAFFSSLVDTTHFRPATTDYSRISNAITVAMESVMTGQQTPEEAAAAYDQALVGIVGADGTEKAED; from the coding sequence CGGACGCGGGCGCGCATCCTCCAGATCACGGCGGCCTCCGTCGCCGCCCTCCTCCTCGCCAGCGGCTGCTCGGGCGGCTCCGGCGGCGGGGACGGGAAGACCATCAAGGTCGCGTACCAGAAGTTCGGGACGTTCACCCAGATGGACGACCACATGAAGGAGACGGCTAAGACCTTCGAGGCCGCGAACCCCGGCATGAAGGTCGAGCTCGTGCCCATCGCCGCCCAGAACGACGACTACTTCACCAAGCTCGCGCTGATGAACCGCTCGCCCTCGACCGCTCCCGACGTGATGTACGAGGACACCTTCAAGGTCAAGTCCGACGCCGCCGCCGGGTACCTCCTCCCCCTCGACGAGCACGTCGGGAAGTGGGACGACTGGGGCGCCTTCTTCGACTCCGCCAAGCAGGCGGGCGTCGGCGAGGACGGGAAGGTCTACGGGATCCCCATGGGCACGGACACGCGCGCCCTCTGGTACAACAAGGACCTCTTCGCGAAGGCCGGGCTGCCGGTGCCGTGGGAGCCCAAGACCTGGGACGACGTGCTCGACGCGGCGAAGACGCTCAAGCAGGCGCTGCCGGACGTGGTCCCGATCAACGTCTACTCCGGCAAGCCGCAGGGCGAGGGCGCCACGATGCAGGGCTTCGAGATGCTGCACTACGGCACGCCCACGGGCACGCTCTACGACGACGCGTCGGGCAAGTGGCTCACGGGCTCGCAGGGCTTCGAGGACTCGCTCGGCTTCATCCGCGACGTCTACCAGGGCGGCGTCGGCCCGAAGCCCGAGGAGGCGCTCGACACCAACATCGGCACCATCGTCGCCGGCCAGTGGCTGCCGCAGGGCAAGCTCGCCATCGACCTCGACGGATCCTGGCTGAGCGGCACCTGGCTCGACAGCGGCACGAACCCGTGGCCCGAGTGGGACACCGTGATGGGGCAGGCGCCCATGCCCACGCAGGACGGCCAGGCGCCCGGATCCGTGAGCATGTCCGGCGGCTGGACCCTCGCGGTCGGAGCGAAGACGAAGGCCCCCGACAAGGCGTTCGAGTTCATCGCGGATGCGCTCGACAAGGAGGGCTCGAAGTCGTACGACATCGCCGCCAGCCAGATCGCGGTGCGCAGCGACGTGGCCGAGGATCCGGAGTACGTCTCCTCGAATCCCACCTCCGCGTTCTTCTCCTCGCTCGTCGACACGACGCACTTCCGGCCGGCGACCACCGACTACAGCCGCATCTCCAACGCGATCACGGTCGCCATGGAGTCGGTGATGACCGGCCAGCAGACGCCCGAGGAGGCGGCCGCCGCGTACGACCAGGCCCTCGTCGGCATCGTCGGCGCGGACGGGACCGAGAAGGCCGAGGACTGA
- a CDS encoding alpha-mannosidase: MPPTPALAEARIERFVRDRLVPNVHRRRMALDIAAWDAPGEPVPFAEAVRQEYRPFAVGTPWSRAWGTTWFHVTGVVPADADAAGTVLEVVVDLGFSDRQPGFQAEGLVHRPDGSVVKAIEPYNGYVPLAAVGAGTAPGTPIDLWIEAASNPDIGGDSFHGETPLGDPATAGDEPLYRLRTMDLAWRDEAVWELDRDVWTLRGLMAELDPASSRRAEILAALERMCDAVDPDDVAGTADAGREELRAVLAAPAHASAHRVTAVGHAHIDSAWLWPVRETRRKVARTFSNVLALMDEDPDFVFAASSAQQYAWLKEDHPGLFERLRRRVAEGRFVPVGGMWVESDTNMPGGEALVRQLVHGKRFFREEFGIDSREVWLPDSFGYTGALPQIVRGAGAEYFFTQKQSWNETNTMPHHTFLWEGIDGSRVFTHFPPVDSYNSDLSGEDLARAERQHAEKAVGNSSIVPFGWGDGGGGPTREMVAAAHRTHDLEGSPRVTLGTPLAFFDAARAEIRDPHVWSGEMYLEFHRGTYTSQARTKQGNRRSEHLLREAELWLATAAVRDLVEYPHDELDALWRTVLLLQFHDILPGTSIAWVHQEAEREHARVQGRLRELVAEAQGALAGPGERRIAFNAAPVDADGVGALSAAVAVDAPAAGVPVPDGDGWVLENGFVRARFAADGTVSSLVDHASGRDLVAPGQRLGLLQLFRDTPNQWDAWDIDDAYRRNRTDLTDVSAVRIDGAALVVERAAGSSRITQTWTLTAGEPELQVVTDVDWHERQKLLKLAFPLDVHADRAASEVQFGHVQRVTHANTSWETARFETVAHRWVHVGEPGFGVAVANDATYGHDVTRIPRPDGGSATLVRQSLLRAPVFPDPHADQGRHVLRSAVRVAPDVLDAADAGYRLNLPVREVAGDHGVAPLVTSSNPAVVIEAVKLAEDRSGDLVVRLYEARGGREHAVVRVDAAAGLGEAHRTDLLERPLAGHDVVPAGEGVAITLRPFEIATLRFARR, translated from the coding sequence ATGCCCCCCACCCCCGCGCTCGCCGAGGCCCGCATCGAGCGCTTCGTGCGCGACCGCCTCGTGCCGAACGTCCACCGCCGCCGGATGGCGCTCGACATCGCGGCGTGGGACGCGCCCGGCGAACCCGTGCCGTTCGCCGAGGCGGTGCGGCAGGAGTACCGGCCCTTCGCGGTCGGCACCCCGTGGAGCCGTGCGTGGGGCACCACGTGGTTCCACGTCACGGGCGTCGTGCCCGCCGACGCGGACGCTGCGGGCACCGTCCTCGAGGTCGTCGTCGACCTCGGCTTCAGCGACCGGCAGCCGGGCTTCCAGGCCGAGGGCCTCGTGCACCGCCCCGACGGGAGCGTCGTCAAGGCCATCGAGCCGTACAACGGGTACGTGCCCCTCGCGGCCGTCGGGGCGGGCACGGCGCCGGGCACGCCCATCGACCTCTGGATCGAGGCGGCCTCGAACCCCGACATCGGCGGCGACTCCTTCCACGGGGAGACGCCGCTCGGCGACCCCGCGACCGCGGGTGACGAGCCCCTCTACCGGCTGCGCACCATGGACCTCGCCTGGCGCGACGAGGCCGTCTGGGAGCTCGACCGCGACGTGTGGACGCTGCGCGGGCTGATGGCGGAGCTGGATCCGGCGTCGTCGCGGCGGGCCGAGATCCTCGCGGCCCTCGAGCGCATGTGCGACGCGGTGGACCCCGACGACGTCGCGGGCACCGCCGACGCCGGCCGCGAGGAGCTCCGGGCCGTGCTCGCCGCGCCCGCCCACGCGAGCGCGCACCGCGTCACGGCCGTCGGCCACGCGCACATCGACTCCGCGTGGCTCTGGCCCGTGCGCGAGACCCGCCGCAAGGTCGCGCGCACGTTCTCCAACGTGCTCGCGCTCATGGACGAGGATCCGGACTTCGTGTTCGCGGCCTCCAGCGCGCAGCAGTACGCGTGGCTGAAGGAGGACCACCCGGGCCTCTTCGAGCGCCTGCGGCGGCGCGTCGCCGAGGGCCGGTTCGTGCCGGTGGGCGGCATGTGGGTCGAGTCCGACACGAACATGCCGGGCGGCGAGGCGCTCGTCCGCCAGCTCGTGCACGGGAAGCGGTTCTTCCGCGAGGAGTTCGGGATCGACTCCCGCGAGGTGTGGCTGCCCGACTCGTTCGGCTACACGGGCGCGCTGCCGCAGATCGTGCGCGGAGCAGGTGCCGAGTACTTCTTCACGCAGAAGCAGTCGTGGAACGAGACCAACACGATGCCGCACCACACCTTCCTCTGGGAGGGGATCGACGGGAGCCGCGTCTTCACGCACTTCCCGCCCGTGGACTCCTACAACTCCGACCTCTCCGGGGAGGACCTCGCGCGCGCGGAGCGGCAGCACGCGGAGAAGGCCGTGGGCAACTCCTCCATCGTGCCGTTCGGCTGGGGCGACGGCGGCGGCGGGCCGACCCGCGAGATGGTCGCGGCGGCGCACCGCACGCACGACCTCGAGGGGTCGCCGCGCGTGACGCTCGGCACGCCGCTGGCGTTCTTCGACGCCGCGCGGGCGGAGATCCGGGATCCGCACGTGTGGTCGGGCGAGATGTACCTCGAGTTCCACCGCGGCACGTACACGTCGCAGGCGCGCACGAAGCAGGGCAACCGGCGGAGCGAGCACCTGCTGCGGGAGGCCGAGCTCTGGCTCGCGACCGCGGCCGTCCGCGACCTCGTGGAGTACCCGCACGACGAGCTCGACGCGCTGTGGCGCACCGTGCTGCTGCTCCAGTTCCACGACATCCTGCCCGGCACCTCCATCGCGTGGGTGCACCAGGAGGCCGAGCGCGAGCACGCCCGCGTGCAGGGCCGGCTGCGGGAGCTGGTGGCGGAGGCGCAGGGCGCGCTCGCGGGACCCGGCGAGCGGCGGATCGCGTTCAACGCGGCGCCCGTCGACGCGGACGGCGTGGGCGCGCTGTCCGCGGCGGTCGCGGTCGACGCCCCGGCCGCCGGGGTGCCCGTCCCCGACGGCGACGGCTGGGTCCTCGAAAACGGATTCGTGCGCGCGCGGTTCGCGGCCGACGGCACGGTCTCCTCGCTGGTCGACCACGCGTCCGGCCGCGACCTCGTCGCCCCCGGCCAGCGACTCGGCCTCCTCCAGCTGTTCCGCGACACCCCGAACCAGTGGGACGCGTGGGACATCGACGACGCCTACCGCCGCAACCGCACCGACCTCACCGACGTGTCGGCGGTCCGGATCGACGGCGCGGCCCTCGTGGTCGAGCGCGCGGCCGGCTCCTCCCGCATCACCCAGACGTGGACCCTGACGGCCGGGGAGCCCGAGCTCCAGGTGGTGACCGACGTCGACTGGCACGAGCGGCAGAAGCTCCTCAAGCTCGCGTTCCCGCTCGACGTGCACGCCGACCGCGCCGCCTCCGAGGTGCAGTTCGGGCACGTGCAGCGCGTGACCCACGCCAACACGTCGTGGGAGACCGCGCGCTTCGAGACGGTCGCGCACCGCTGGGTGCACGTCGGCGAGCCGGGCTTCGGCGTGGCGGTGGCGAACGACGCGACGTACGGGCACGACGTGACGCGGATCCCCCGTCCCGACGGCGGCAGCGCGACCCTCGTGCGCCAGTCGCTGCTCCGGGCGCCCGTGTTCCCGGATCCGCACGCCGACCAGGGCCGGCACGTGCTGCGCTCCGCGGTGCGCGTGGCGCCCGACGTGCTCGACGCCGCCGACGCGGGGTACCGCCTCAACCTGCCGGTGCGCGAGGTCGCGGGCGACCACGGCGTCGCGCCGCTCGTGACCTCGTCGAACCCCGCCGTCGTGATCGAGGCGGTGAAGCTCGCCGAGGACCGCTCGGGCGACCTCGTCGTGCGGCTCTACGAGGCGCGCGGCGGGCGCGAGCACGCGGTCGTGCGGGTGGATGCCGCGGCCGGGCTCGGCGAGGCGCACCGCACCGACCTGCTCGAGCGGCCGCTCGCGGGCCACGACGTCGTGCCGGCCGGGGAGGGCGTGGCGATCACGCTGCGCCCGTTCGAGATCGCGACCCTGCGGTTCGCGCGCCGCTAG